In Deltaproteobacteria bacterium, the sequence CTCGGCCAGCGGCTGCCCGCCCTCGGCGACCGTGCCGACGATCCACAGGCCTTCGTCCTTGCAATCCCGCAGCGCCCGGGCGAGGTTGCCGACCTCGGCCATCGCGAGGCGCTCGGTCGCGCCGGCCGACGCACGCACGGCGGCGGGCGAGAGCGGCGCGCTGCCATCCTTCGACCACAGCGCACCCGCGACCCCGAAGAACTCCGCGCTGCGGAGGATCGCGCCCTTGTTGTGGGGGTCGACCACACCGTCGAGCGCGACCAGGCGCGGGCGCGGCCGCGCCAGGGCGGCGGCCACGAGCTCGTCGAGCGCGACCACGGGCGGCGGATCGGCGAGCGCGACCATGCCCTTGGCAGGGCCGTCGTCGGCCAGCCGTGCGAGTCGCTGGGGATCGGCCAGCTCGATCGCGATGCCGGCCGCGCGCGCCTGCGCGACCACGGCCAGCTCCGCGCGCGCGGGCGCGACCAACAGTCGACGCACGCGCGCGGGCGCCATCGCGAGCAGCTCCGCGATCGCGCGCTCGCCCGCGACCACGTGCGTGCCCGCGCCTGCGCCCGCGCGATCACCCGGTCGGCGCGTCTTCGACAACGAGCTTGCCCCCCTGCACGCGTACGATGACGACCGGCTGCGCGCTGGCCTGCGCGCCGCCGTCGAGCGCCAGCGCGAGCGCGCGGAACACGAGCAGCGCGTGGTCCGGCGCCGGCTCGCCCTGTCGCCGGGCGTAGGCCTCGGCGAACGCCTGCCCCTCACCGCTGGCGGTCGCGGTCGGGGCCACGAACAGCCCACCCAGCACCTCGTGGCCGACGCTGGCCGCCGACTCGCTGAT encodes:
- the rlmB gene encoding 23S rRNA (guanosine(2251)-2'-O)-methyltransferase RlmB, which gives rise to MSKTRRPGDRAGAGAGTHVVAGERAIAELLAMAPARVRRLLVAPARAELAVVAQARAAGIAIELADPQRLARLADDGPAKGMVALADPPPVVALDELVAAALARPRPRLVALDGVVDPHNKGAILRSAEFFGVAGALWSKDGSAPLSPAAVRASAGATERLAMAEVGNLARALRDCKDEGLWIVGTVAEGGQPLAEAARPGVLPEALVLVFGGEHDGMRRLTRELCDFQVTIERSGAIASLNVSAAAAVVLAALR